The proteins below come from a single Aquarana catesbeiana isolate 2022-GZ linkage group LG12, ASM4218655v1, whole genome shotgun sequence genomic window:
- the ACOT8 gene encoding acyl-coenzyme A thioesterase 8, giving the protein MYKGYYRERTVRMAGYLQPEDVLEEPEGKKAQDLRSVLVTSVLNLEPLEKDLFRGSHHWVPVTKRLFGGQIVGQALVAAASSVPEEENVHSLHCYFVRAGDPDIPVLYQVERTRDGRSFSVRSVKAIQHGVPILTCQTSFHRNQESPLKHQYTMPTVPFPEDLLSRQELIHKYLKNPKLVEKHRQGLTKILAQDVPIEIKPVNPPDMYEREPQEPRQMFWVRAKGVIGPGDMKLHCCVAAYISDYSFLGTAALPHLNLRMAFMASLDHSMWFHAPFRADDWMLYECESHWAGNSRGLVHGRLWRRDGVLAVTCAQEGVFRVREDPPKSKL; this is encoded by the exons ATGTACAAGGGTTATTATAGGGAGCGCACAGTGAGGATGGCCGGGTATCTGCAGCCGGAGGATGTGCTGGAGGAGCCGGAAGGGAAGAAGGCTCAGGACCTGAGGAGTGTGCTGGTGACCAGTGTGCTTAACCTGGAGCCGCTGGAGAAGGATCTGTTCAG AGGCTCTCATCACTGGGTACCCGTCACCAAGAGGCTGTTTGGTGGGCAGATCGTTGGACAAGCTCTGGTGGCAGCTGCCAGTTCAGTCCCGGAGGAAGAAAACGTCCACTCCTTACACTGCTACTTCGTACGAGCAG GGGACCCTGATATTCCAGTCTTGTACCAAGTGGAGAGGACAAGAGATGGCCGAAGTTTCAGTGTTCGATCTGTAAAAGCCATACAGCATGGCGTCCCAATCTTGACATGTCAGACTTCCTTTCATCGCAACCAGGAGAGCCCTTTGAAGCACCAGTATACAATGCCAACGGTTCCCTTCCCAGAGGATCTGCTCTCCCGACAGGAACTCATACACAAATACTTAAA GAATCCTAAGCTGGTGGAAAAGCATAGACAAGGCTTAACTAAAATTCTGGCACAGGATGTCCCAATTGAGATCAAACCTGTAAATCCACCCGACATGTATGAGCGGGAGCCACAAGAGCCGCGACAGATGTTCTGGGTACGAGCCAAGGGTGTTATAG GTCCTGGAGACATGAAGTTGCACTGCTGTGTAGCTGCCTATATTTCAGATTATTCCTTCCTGGGAACAGCTGCCCTCCCTCACCTTAATCTTCGTATGGCATTTATGGCTTCACTTGACCACTCTATGTGGTTCCATGCTCCGTTCAGGGCGGATGACTGGATGCTATACGAGTGTGAAAGCCACTGGGCTG GTAACAGTCGTGGCCTAGTGCATGGTCGCTTATGGAGAAGAGATGGTGTCCTGGCTGTCACATGTGCCCAGGAAGGTGTATTCCGGGTGCGTGAGGATCCTCCCAAAAGCAAGCTTTGA